The genomic stretch taaaatgtgcttttatacaataaaacattttatgtcACCAAAACAAATTCATCACTGCATTAATTTCAACTCTATCTCTCATTCAGGTGCCATTTCTGTCAGTTGGAGGTGACCTAGGTTGGCGAGAGGAGGTCAGCAGGGGTGTGAGTGAGCTGAGTGGGGATTACTGTGTGGAGAATGTCAGAGGAGAAGACGGCGAACTGTATCGTAGACTTGTGTTCCTTTCTAATGCTGCCCTCGTCCAATCAGAGAGCCGCCTTGTCTCTTCAAATACTGGTCAGATCTTTTTCCTTATTCACTGTACTTTGTTAtgctctctttcttttaacttatgataatgtatttttccttattgtcaacaatttATTAACCAATTAAGTATTGGAACaacaataaatatcaaaataatctTTACATTTTGTACACAAAACAATACCAGGACACAAGtgaatgaagacagaaaagaCCCAACAAACAAATATCCTtaacaacagagaaaagatgaaaaaaacaataaaaggggaaaacaataatcaaacaattaaaaaaggaaaattatttgaactattttatttatatattactaCAATATTGttatcatttatcaaaatatagattaaaaaacaatttaatatttGTGTTCCTGCAGCCTCAAgtcacaagaagaagaacaaaaggaAGGCCAAGTCAACAGCGCCTCCAAAAACATCCTCAACCTCTCTGTCAGTGGACAGTGGCTTCCTCTGCTGCGCTCACCATGAAATCATGGTGGCTGGCCTTGCCATGCTCGGAGTGGGCTCACCACAGAACAaaggtaggtgtgtgtgtcggtgtaaACTGAGTTTCACACCAATTTTGTCCAGTCATGTCAATGTGGTTCAGGTGGATGGCAGGAGGAAAGATTAACAAAACATCCACAGCTTTCCATTGTCTTACATGAAACATCACACTTGATTTAACTTTCCTGTGACTTCTCGTCCCCTCTATCTCCCTTCTCAGACGTCCCAGTGTCAGTGCTGCTGGTGGGGCTTGGTGGAGGAGGTCTGCCTCAGTTTCTGCGGGACTTTGTGCCAAGTGTTGCTGTTGAGGTTGTGGAACTAGACCCTGTTGTGCTGGAAGTGGCAAAAGAGTGGTTCGGGTTCCGACCGGATGATCGTTTGACTGTCACTCTTGGAGACGGCCTTGAACGCATCTGTGCCCTGGAGAAAGAAGGTTAGTGATGGAGGAGTGGGAGAAAGGGCAGCTACAGCTATGCCAATAATACCAAgaagtaacttttttttttctctctatagGTGGACGTTTGTTTGATGTCATCATGTTTGATGTAGACAATAAAGACAGCACTGTGGGTATGAGCTGTCCTCCTGCTGCCTTTGTAGAAACCTCCATCCTGCAGAAAGTCTGCAGCCTGCTAAACCCTAAAGGTACAGTATCTTTGGAATTTGCTGTTTTctatcaaataataataaaagaactGATATTATAACAAAGTgttataaagaaaacaaatgtaaacagacaccTAATAGGCAATTAATAAACTGTTAATAAACAATTACATCTTCAGAACTGTCTTATTCACATGTAAAGTTTCTGTTAGAAATACTTCATCATAGTTGTGTTTCGCTCACAATAAATCTTCTCTTGCCTTCTCACCTCTCCTTGCCCCTGTACAAGGTGTTTTCATACTGAACCTCGTGTGTCGAGACTCCGCCTTGAGGAAAAACGTGCTGGAGCGTGTGACGGCTGTGTTTCCTACCATCCTCTCTCGAAAAATTGAAGGAGAGGTCAATGAAGTCCTTCTATGCTCTCGCGGAGAGAATGAGACATCGGATGCCGCCCGCATCCTTCCATCCCTGAACCAAGCAGCCAAGAATCTGCAGAGTGCGCTGTGCTCTAACAGGACTGGAGACAACCGCAGCCCACATATTGACATTGCAGAGCTGTTAAAAGACCTGAAAATAGCATGAGTTTTTCTGTGAACAAATGGGATGAAATTAATTATTGTGTCAAGTTTGAAATTATATGATAAAGATGCTGAAATGTGAGGAAGAAGTACATTGATTTTTCTGTTCAGTATAATGGAATGATGATGTACGGTGTattacatacacaaacactagtaaagaacatttttatctttaattgtAGTGTGGTGCTTCTACAAAAGTGAATTCCCATTGCTTTTACTTGAGCTTCACATAAAATGTAATCTGAACTGAACTCAGTAATATGAACACTTTGCATTATTTCCCCATTAAATTTAGCCTTCGGTTTCTCTTTCACTTGCTTCAGGATTCCAGTGTACTACACTGTGCTCCCTCCTCACTGCCAAAGAATGCAGCCGCGTTATTTACAGTAGATGAATCGTACACGCTGGTTCTGGTTGTAGTGTTTAAGGGCTGCAGTAGAGGGTGTGTTGGATTTTTAAATAGCTTCTGTCGGAGGAGGGAGTGTTTGCCTGGTGTCTGATAAGTTAAGGTACTTTTATAATTGGCCATGAAGTTTGTCTGTCTAGCACCAAGGGGGTTGCCGAGTTAAATTTTCCGATGAACGCGCATGCGCTGAAAACTTGATTCCGTTAGCTGTCAAAGTAGAATGTTTTGCTGTTAAACTATCCAGCAGCGGCTAATAAGCTAGCGGTTAGCTTCCCAAATGTATCCAGAGGTCAAGGGAAACAACTCACTGCGCGCTTTTGGAGttttaaaagacagaaatgtctATAGCAAGCTGTTTTCGAGGTCTCGTTGTCTGTGAGCACAAAGTCGGACACTTACGTTACCAGACGCACTAACAGTAACTAAGTTAACGTACCAACGGCTGCTGAAGACTCGGAGCTTTAAAATCGGCAAGAACCGACTCTCAAGAGGAGTATCAATTTTTTggtttttctacatttcagcaATGAAAACAGCATAATTGTAAGTAACCATTAACTATGGTAGCTATTCTGTTGACTGGTGTAGCGTAGAACCTGCGTTAAACAGGAGTTAAAGGAGCAGGGCAGGTAGACGGGCTGCCGCTCCGTTGCGATGGGCAACCGTGGGATGGAGGAGCTGATCCCGCTCGTCAACCGCCTTCAAGAAGCCCTGAGCGGCGTGGGACAGAGCTGCAGCCTCCATCTGCCGCAGATTGCGGTGGTGGGCGGACAGAGCGCAGGCAAGAGCTCCGTGCTGGAAAGTTTTGTGGGCAGGTAAGCCACATACAGTGAACTCTGAATGAACTGTGCATATCAACTTACTGAAAACAGGCACAGATGACGCATGAAGCCTTTCTGATAAAGCATAGGTTTTAACTTGTTAGTAGTGGTTTTATTAATGGTTGATGAATTTACTGATGCTATAAAAATAAGTTATAAGACAGGAATCTGTAGTTAGGATTCAACAAAATCTGAATTTGTAATATAGCTACCGTTCAGTGCTTGTAATGCTTAAAGTAAAGCCATGTCAACTGTGATGCAGGGGCTTGGACAAGCCTTATACACAAGTATCCACTGAATTGTAACCGGAACTTCAGACAACTAACGTAATCAGTTTGAATGTACTGTTGAAATCACTGTGTTCATACCTCATACCTCATACCTCATTGTCTCCGCCCAGCACTAGTGATATGGCTATATTTGCTAGTATGAAGTAGTGGATGCCAGAGTTGGCAGTGTCTGTATGACAGTAGCCAGTACAGCATCTTATCTCACAGGCAGGCTCTTGGAAAACAATGAAAGCTTTTCGTAAACATATAAGTCATTCAGACAATACCTTTCAGAGATTTGTTGAGTTAAATCTTATTCTGACCTTTCACGGATCTAATTTTGAGGTCTAAAGGTAACGAAGCCCAGTCAGAGTTGTTTTGGTAAAGTTTAAATACTAGTAAGACAGTGCTGTTAAATGCGATGAGGGGGTTAAGTGCTGCCATCCCGTCAAAAAGGAATGCTGTTCAGTCACAGTAGTTTCCTAGCTTCCTCTGACCATTATATTCTAGACACTGGGGCTTTGTTAAGTGAAGGGGACCCATGTATTGTCCCGAGTAGTATAGCATCCAAGCCAAAATGTGAAGCCTTGTCAGTAACTGTAGAAGACTCTTAATACTTGCCTTCCTGTGTGTGTAGTCATATTTTATCATGTCAGTTCTTTGTCTCAGTCATGACTATGTTATGACACTCCTCTGCTGAGTTCTGTGCCAGATGTTTGATCTGGAGCAGGATGCAGTAAAACAAACTTCCTGAATCAGATTTTTTCATAGGAGGTGGATTATTTTTACCCTGTGCATTATGTGTTTTATAGTTAACACTACATTCAGCTTTTAGTACTAGCCTTCCTGATCAAGTTGCTGGTATTTTGGATGGTATGGTAACCTAACCAAAACTAATGTACAGCTGACTGTTTAAGTCAGACAGTTCTGACAATACTTTATTAGGCCTATGTCTCACAGAAAAGTATATTGTCGTGTAATGGTCTTATGTGGGCATGTAGACTATGTAAAGTCATTTAAATGGTGCGTGTCAGgctaatttttaatttttaatctaATGCAAGTCTGCATTGGCATCAAATACCAGCAGCAGtttgcctgcatgtgtgtgtgtttgtgggtgtgtatCCTTTTCCAATTCAGTGCTTCCTCTCCAACAGAGACTTCCTTCCACGTGGTTCAGGAATTGTCACTCGTAGACCTTTAATTCTCCAGCTGCTTAGTGCTAACACGGGTAGGAAAGACACTCTCATTCACCCATGCATTTCAGGTGTCATTTTGTAGCTTGTATTTGAAGCTGCCACCAGGTGGCAGTATTACATTTCACAATGACAGAGCCAGACTGGTGAGACATTGCTTGAATTGTCATAAAATGCTCAGAATGATAAGACCGTGTCCTGTATTTTTTGGCCCTCTAGCCTCTGTTGCAGAGAAGCAAAGTGGTATGATATGCAGCATTTGCATTATTTAAAAGACAGTCTCAAGTAACATATAGAAACTTGCTGGAAGAGTGCAATCAGAAATAAACTTGACTttattaaattgtatttatatatcatGGTTTATCATTCTGTGCTCTTATAACTTGAcccataaaaacataaaacagcagcAAATGTTTTGATGCACTGGATGTGCTTGATATTTCTAAGATATTCTAAAATTAAGATCACAGTACAAATGTATCAttgtttaactgatgtttttCCAGAGTATGGTGAATTTCTCCATTGTAAGGGAAAGAAGTTCACAGACTTTGATGAGATCCGCCAGGAGATAGAGGCAGAGACGTGCAGAGTCACAGGATCGAATAAGGGCATCTCTCCTGTCCCTATTAACCTACGGATGTATTCACCACATGGTAACATTCACACAAAGTctatttctctgacatttttataaggtgtgtgtttatgtgcactcTTCTggatgtgcttgtgtgtgtttgcagtgctGAACCTGACTCTTGTGGATCTGCCTGGTATCACCAAGTTGCCTGTGGGCGACCAGCCAGCAGACATAGAGTACCAGATACGAGACATGATCATGCAGTTCATCTGTAAGGAAAACTGTCTCATCCTGGCTGTCACGCCTGCCAACACTGACCTGGCCAACTCTGATGCACTCAAACTGGCCAAAGATGTTGACCCACAGGGTAagccaaatgtgtgtgtgtggtgtgggaATGTGGAAGCttgatttatatataaaatagtCAGTAATGAAGACATCAGGTTGGCCTTGTGGTTAAAGAGACCATTGCTCAAGAAgaagacatactgtactgtgCAAGACATCTCACTAAGgtgcctttgagcaaggcactgaaTGTACACCAGCTTAATGCTGCATTTCTGTGGCTGATAACTTCACCTTGACGTCTGTAAGCAAGGATTAATGATCTCATTATTACAAGGAAAATGTCTAAAAGGTTGAGGGAGTTGTCATATAATATTCTTATTCCACAGGTTTTAAAATCACATATTGAGGCCGTAAAAGTTcctcctgtttttcttcttccctttaGGCCAGCGTACAATAGGTGTAATCACTAAACTGGACCTGATGGATGAAGGAACAGATGCCCGGGAAATACTAGAGAACAGGTTGCTTCCCCTACGCAGAGGTGTGCTgcttatgtttgtgtgcatgtgttcttgtgtgtgttgatCCACCTAGCTGCAATTTAGTCATATTGCATCTGGTGGAGGCTCTCTGGAGAGGACTGACGTTATAATTGTGTCTGTAATCACCTACCAGAAGCTCACTCTCAACCAAGCACTCAttccctctgtctttttctctttctatatctctaactctctctcactctgtctcttttGTTCACTATTTGTATATCCATGTACAATATTTCATTAGCTTGTGCCATGTGTTAAAAGATGACCATATCTGTGCACATATGTGCACATTTGTTCTTGTGTGTATTTGAATGAGAGATAGACAGAGCAAAAGTGATTATATTATTCACTGTACTGTTTTGTGTAACAGCCAAGAGTGTGAGTAGGCGGACTGATACCAGCATGCCTGATGGCTAGTAAaagtgtgctgtgtgtgtgtgagagagaaagggggaggtggggggatacagagagagagagagagagagagagagagagagagagtgagaagcAAGGAAAAAGGCATTGCAGTAAAGCACCACCAGGTGCAAGCTCCCTCATGCTTCTCCTATAGTGCTAATGCATTAGCCATGGAAGCCCACTGAAATAACTGCCCTAGTAGCAGCATAGAGCTGAAGCATTAGATATGGAGCCTAGTGCTATTACATCTATTACTGTATTAAATAGGGGATTTGGCCCGCTTTATACCACATGCTCTGCtgttgcacaaacacactcatttcCTGCTTGTATGCTACAGTCTTAATGGAACAAATGGCGGTCTGGGAAGAGTTCCCAAGGACACGTCAGAAAATGCGAGTTGAATCTGTCTTACATCAAAGCCCTTGATTGTTCTTCTCTCTTGTTGCACATTGTCTTCTTTACAATGATCACATGCTCTTCATTTCCcttttcatctcttcttcccCAGGTTACATAGGGGTGGTGAACCGCAGTCAGAAAGACATTGATGGGAAAAAGGATATTAAAGCAGCTCTGCTTGCAGAGGAAAAGTTTTTCCTTTCCCACTCGGCCTACAAACACATTGCTGCAAGCATGGGCACACCATATTTACAAAGAATCCTCAACCAGGttaacacacccacacacgtacacacatagAAAAGTAAAtaggttatgtgtgtgtgttgttacccacaatttttatttttcagcaactgacaaacCACATTCGGGACACTCTGCCAGCCTTCCGTAGTCATCTGCAGAGCCAGCTTCTGGCTGTGAACAAAGAGGTTGAAGAGTACAAACAATATAATCCTGATGACCCTGCAAGCAGGACCAAGACACTtctacagtcagtcagtcattctgtgtgcatgtgtatgcagattttgtttttttgattatttatgtatcagtgtttctcctggtctgtctgtttcttctcctcagGTCAGTTCAGCGCCTGGCTGTCGACTTTGAGAAGCTAATCGAAGGCTCAGGCGACAAAGTAGACACCATGATTCTGTCGGGAGGTGCAAGGATCAACCGAATCTTTCATGAGCGCTTCCCCTATGAACTGGTCAAGGTGTGTGATTCTGTGCATTGCTTTTGATTGTCTTTGTGCATATGTAGAGCTTGCCATAGTCACTTGGCCAAGTGCTCATCTCTGACTGACAATGTACTGTGGTTGACTTCAGATTGAGTCTGATGAGAGTAAGCTGCGGCGAGAGATCAACTATGCCATCAGAAACATCCATGGAGTCAGGTGTAGTATAGTGTTCTGAGCATGAGTGTTAAATGCTTTTACAtccttttacatttttctgttgtgatattttttgtttgcacCAGCCAAgctaacatttgttttgtatttcttttcattttcttcctttcctccACCTGCTGCTCTTTCCCTATAGGACAGGTCTGTTCACTCCTGACATGGCCTTTGAAGCAATAGTGAAGAAACAGATATCAAGGCTTAAGGGACCATGTATGAAATTCGTTGACATGGTCAGTCAAGAACTATTCACCACCGTGAACCAGTGTTTCAACAAGGTATAAATCTCCGTGTGAGTTTTGTACTTGTGGGATGTGTGTTTCAATGTGTTGAAACAGCCTTTTAACTGATTTCTGATATGTTCTCTCTATAGCTTAGTTCCTTTCCCAAACTGCgagatgaaacagagaaaattatAACCACTGAAATTCGAGAGCAAGAGAGTAAATGCAGAGATCAGGTCAGTCACACACATTTGGACATTGCATTCACAAATTAGTTTGAGATCACACTACTGGATAAATTGTACAGGTTGTGTTTATCTCAAATTAATGTATGTCTGCTCTATCCAGGTCTTGTTGCTCATTGACATACAGCTTGCGTACATAAATACCAAACATGAAGATTTCGTTGGCTTCACTAAGTGAGTAACCTCTCATCAGTTTTAAACTGTcactaaatattttaatgaactataaaaaataacacaaataaaaaacacaaataaattaacatgtgctcttcctctctctcagtgCCCAGCAGATGTACAACCAAAGCAATAAGAAGGTTGTTCTGGGGATTTCAGGAAACCAGGTGAGAATTCAGCAGGAAAATACctttttgcagtatttttcaCCACAGTAGCAGCGTGACTCTTGAGATGGTGATAGCAACAGATAAAGTCAGAGTGAAAGATCTACTACTGTATGGATAATTAAGATATTTAGGAGACATTTAGTAAAATCTTTCATGGTCTCCTGAAGATGCatcctaatgactttgttgATTCCCTGATTTTTCGTCTAGTGTCCCAGTGATATCTCATATCTTTTACCATACCTTGACTCTGACTTAATCACCCTCAGACCAAAAAATAAGGCTGGCTATACACTTTTACTATTGTTTTCCCTTCTCATTCAGAATTGCCTTTGTCACTATAATGCAAAACAAACGTGCATATTTGTGCATGATAATTTGCACATCTTAGATGACAATATATACACTCACAATTGACCCTTGCAGCCAATGGTTGTCTGCAGTGCACAATTTGAGTGTGCATGGTGCTGAACTAAACCTTTTCCATCCatcttacatttttatttttccccttCTTATTTCCAGTGATGTCACCGCCCCATGTGTTATGTATTAATCAGCATTAATCAGCATTCATAGCTGCAGTTAAATTGgagatttttgtgtttgtgtgcagatttTACTGAAGTGGATCAAATCATGAAACCAGGGTTGTTCTTGGCTTCTCACAGGAATGTAGTCAAGCAAAAAGgaggcgtttttttttttcatctcaatcTCCTATGATTTATGTGTAACATAATATTtttgtgacacattttaaagctgGGATCATTAAAGACACAATCCCCAGTATGATTGTGTTTATTCTGTAATCTCGATGTAATAGGATGACATTTGTAAAACAGCAGTAGATTTCAAGCACAgctttaaaaaatcaaaaaaatgtgtcgtttatttacacaaacaacTTTGATGTTGCTTTAATAGTAGTTAACTATTAAATTATCAATATTAGTGTAATCTTCAACAACATTAATATAAAGAACAACTGAACACTATCTTAATTTTGCTTCTTCATCTCCTGTTTTTCTCCAGGGTGTGGTCCCTTTCTCAAGTCTAATAGTAGGAAACCAATCTTTTAAAGCCTACTCTCTCACTGCTGCCTCTACtggatatatgtgtgtgcaggaaGCTAAGGGGTTGTGGGTTGGCATGCTACTGATGGCAGCAAACATGCACACTGGCAAAATGGCTTGTTGTAGCTTTATTAATCACGTTTTTCACCATCTGCCACTGATACACTGCTAATGTcacaaactttttttcccctctcagtGTTCTCAGTATTCTTATATTCTTTACCTCTGGCTCCATAAATATTTGCAGATGTTAAGACTTTCCAGTTTGCAGGATGTGTATGTCATTTCTTGGTATCTGTATGTCATCTCATACTTCCTGTTCCCTAATTCATCACACATCTTTCTTTCAGTCTCTTCCATCCTGTTCTTATCTCCAAATATGCTTGGCCCTATGCTTACTGTGTTTGCCTTTACCTGTACATCTAGTCCTCTTCTCACTGACCAGTGTCCGCTGGTGGTCAGGAAACATGGCTGAATTATTTGGTGATTGCCTCACTGTTGCTATGTCATATATCTCACAAATGTCTAACttgcaaatttttttttcctccagtgtCAACTTTCTCTAACTTTTGCTCCTGTTCTCACTAGTAAGGTCCACTCTCATTACGTGATCTGCTTTGCACACCTTCATAGGAATTATACCTTGCTATGTCATTTTCCATGTCCTCTCAACACCATTGCTGCTGTCAGTTCAGCCATCTGAGCTCCTTACCCTTACCTTTGGCTGTTGTGCAGGTCATACGAAAGGGCTGGCTGACTGTCAGCAACATTGGCATCATGAAAGGTGGAGCCAAAGAGTACTGGTTCATTCTCACTGCTGAGAGCCTGTCCTGGTTCAAAGATGATGAGGTAAGGCCTTCACTTTCATCTAATCCCCTGTCTTTTCATCATGCGTGACAACAAATAGATTAATCAAAGCAAGTTATAATTTGGACTAAAATGAGAAAATAGCGAAGTCCAAACACAGCAGTACACTTGAGTCATCATGAGTTTATTAACACATCTCAGCTTGAAACAGTATGTTAATCGGAAAGTTGAGAGATGATTAAGTAGAAGGGGAAATCTGTCATCAATTGAAAATACAACAGTTTCAGTCAAGCCCCTGCAGTTTCATTGAAGAAGTTGGAAGAGCTGTCCTAGTGTCCCTGTTCTGATGTCAGTGGGGCTGccatctgtctgcctgtctgtgccTGCTGTACAGGAGCAGAAGGTCTGCACAGCAAGTgtagacaggcagacacaccACAACAGTCTCATCCTGTCACAGTTGATGTCATGTGAAGAGGGAAGGGCAGAGTACAGGAAGTGAGATCAGAGGAGGAGAGCATTTGTGCGTACATTTGTACCGTTGACTAATACATTACATTTGTGATGATGCTGTTGTGGATAAAATTTAGTTGTATTGTTTGACAGGCATTATTGACAGTGTGTAGAGTGCGTTTACAAATGAGTTATTGTTCTTGGTAACCACACTAAAGTTCGAAAGCCGCGTTGTGGCTAAAACCAGACAGATGGACCCTGTATTTATGGAAGTGACATTTGACACCATTATATGCATAAGTAGAAGAGCATCTTTCAGCCTAaccatttttcctcttttctctcctgccACCTGGACCTGCAACTGAGCCCCTCCGTTTCCCCCATTCATTCCTCTGACGCCCTCCCCTCTCCCCATTCGTCCCGCTCTTCGTTCACTCTTCCCCTTACTCccccttttcttcctcttctgggAGTTCAGGCATTTGGAGCGGCTCACTCTGACACAGCTGGAGCTGCCCCAAGCCAAactaagacacacacatacacacatacacacacacacacacacacacacacacacatgcacgctcaaacacacacagtggacagacttgtatatacagtatacagtacacatgCGGAGtctgatgtaaacaaactggcATGCAAATAGTGGAGAAAAATATACACTCACTCAGACAGACACGGTCACTTTTCAGATAAACACTGGTTCGCTTGAACACAGTGTTCCCAGACACAGCCCCAGGCATGCATATTGTACACAAACAGTGTTATACGTTTCCTCTGGCTGTCATCCCCTTACTAAGCATTTACCAATCAactcacacgtacacacagacTTAGCACATCtgcaataaataatacaaagacAGGCAAGCAAGTATTTCGTGACCACATCAGAGCAACAAACTTTGACTCAGATCACAATGAGACACGTATGTTTGACTACAAGGATTAAAGCTCATATGAGTGTCTAAACCTTTCCAATTAATTAGGTTCAGTTGGATTAGTCATTGCACTTCCCCCTTATGTTGGAAAGTTTATCAgctgtttatgtgttttcaaGGCCTGAACGCATTGTCAGTCACCCATATTATCACAGAAGATCAGATCTACTGCTTTTCCAAATGCAACTTTgtgcgcgcacgcacacacacacacacacacacacacacactgtcatgcAAGCCAacttctgcttcttctctctTGCAGTTCCCGCTCTCACTCTCCCCGCCCACACTACCTCCacagacatttctttttcttctactgCTGCCCCCCCTCCcaacttttattttctctttctttacctCTGCTgccttttcctttcctcctttctctctctctatgtctgtctctctttctttctctctctctgtctccccctctttctctttctccccctttcTGTGGTTGGCAGTCTCCCTGGGACTATGCACATTCCTGGCTGGAAAATTTGAAGCTTTGTCCAAACACCAGCTTCCAAGATCTGCCCAGAGAAATCCCACATGGCTGTTTCTACACTGCAGACCTCCCCTTTTgactccccctctcctctcaaCTCCTCCACAGTTTCTCTCACAAATACCCCtgtccccccaccccccaccccctaccCCCATTGACTCCCCTTCCA from Thunnus albacares chromosome 9, fThuAlb1.1, whole genome shotgun sequence encodes the following:
- the dnm3a gene encoding dynamin 3a isoform X1 — translated: MGNRGMEELIPLVNRLQEALSGVGQSCSLHLPQIAVVGGQSAGKSSVLESFVGRDFLPRGSGIVTRRPLILQLLSANTEYGEFLHCKGKKFTDFDEIRQEIEAETCRVTGSNKGISPVPINLRMYSPHVLNLTLVDLPGITKLPVGDQPADIEYQIRDMIMQFICKENCLILAVTPANTDLANSDALKLAKDVDPQGQRTIGVITKLDLMDEGTDAREILENRLLPLRRGYIGVVNRSQKDIDGKKDIKAALLAEEKFFLSHSAYKHIAASMGTPYLQRILNQQLTNHIRDTLPAFRSHLQSQLLAVNKEVEEYKQYNPDDPASRTKTLLQSVQRLAVDFEKLIEGSGDKVDTMILSGGARINRIFHERFPYELVKIESDESKLRREINYAIRNIHGVRTGLFTPDMAFEAIVKKQISRLKGPCMKFVDMVSQELFTTVNQCFNKLSSFPKLRDETEKIITTEIREQESKCRDQVLLLIDIQLAYINTKHEDFVGFTNAQQMYNQSNKKVVLGISGNQGVVPFSSLIVIRKGWLTVSNIGIMKGGAKEYWFILTAESLSWFKDDEEKEKKYMLPLDNLKLRDVEKGFMSSKFVFAIFNTESRNVYKDYKCLELACNTQDELDSWKASLLRAGVYPEKVTVDGQGNGAPENFTDPQLERQVETIRNLVDSYMSIIYKTIRDLMPKAIMHLMINSVKEFISSELLAQLYALGECSALMDESPEQQQHREEVLRKHDALKEALAVIGEISTSTCSTPLPPPVDSSWIQPSSPKKSVTGAKPVTRGHAPPVPRVPTHTGRTASPSTDGVQQLAGQPHRAPPCVPRRHPPAIPNVK
- the dnm3a gene encoding dynamin 3a isoform X2; the protein is MGNRGMEELIPLVNRLQEALSGVGQSCSLHLPQIAVVGGQSAGKSSVLESFVGRDFLPRGSGIVTRRPLILQLLSANTEYGEFLHCKGKKFTDFDEIRQEIEAETCRVTGSNKGISPVPINLRMYSPHVLNLTLVDLPGITKLPVGDQPADIEYQIRDMIMQFICKENCLILAVTPANTDLANSDALKLAKDVDPQGQRTIGVITKLDLMDEGTDAREILENRLLPLRRGYIGVVNRSQKDIDGKKDIKAALLAEEKFFLSHSAYKHIAASMGTPYLQRILNQQLTNHIRDTLPAFRSHLQSQLLAVNKEVEEYKQYNPDDPASRTKTLLQSVQRLAVDFEKLIEGSGDKVDTMILSGGARINRIFHERFPYELVKIESDESKLRREINYAIRNIHGVRTGLFTPDMAFEAIVKKQISRLKGPCMKFVDMVSQELFTTVNQCFNKLSSFPKLRDETEKIITTEIREQESKCRDQVLLLIDIQLAYINTKHEDFVGFTNAQQMYNQSNKKVVLGISGNQVIRKGWLTVSNIGIMKGGAKEYWFILTAESLSWFKDDEEKEKKYMLPLDNLKLRDVEKGFMSSKFVFAIFNTESRNVYKDYKCLELACNTQDELDSWKASLLRAGVYPEKVTVDGQGNGAPENFTDPQLERQVETIRNLVDSYMSIIYKTIRDLMPKAIMHLMINSVKEFISSELLAQLYALGECSALMDESPEQQQHREEVLRKHDALKEALAVIGEISTSTCSTPLPPPVDSSWIQPSSPKKSVTGAKPVTRGHAPPVPRVPTHTGRTASPSTDGVQQLAGQPHRAPPCVPRRHPPAIPNVK